A single Chloroflexota bacterium DNA region contains:
- a CDS encoding BTAD domain-containing putative transcriptional regulator, giving the protein MNGFRVHLFGRFEVAWDGKVVEGLEARKVRELFCYLLLFRSRTHARDVLADLGWQDRSTSQAKKYLRQALWQLQTALTVPSADEALLLVEQEWVQINPRASLWLDVTMIEMGYLQVKGIRGRDLQNEQAALIGAALHHYRGDLLEGCYRDWCIFERERFQGIYLAMLDKLVNYCEAHGRYEEGLEHGAKILRCDRARERTHRRLMRLYYLAGNRTGALRQYRACVDALAQELQVEPAGSTRALYEEIRSDQLGSVEAARPPAPMPVSGTGVTLPEVLERLDDLETVLASIREQLLQNAIATHPYR; this is encoded by the coding sequence ATGAACGGTTTCAGGGTGCACCTGTTCGGCAGGTTTGAAGTTGCGTGGGACGGTAAGGTTGTCGAGGGGTTGGAGGCGCGCAAGGTTCGGGAGCTTTTTTGCTACTTGCTTTTGTTCCGGTCGCGCACCCATGCACGAGATGTGCTGGCTGATCTGGGGTGGCAGGATCGCTCGACCAGCCAGGCCAAGAAGTACCTTCGCCAGGCGCTATGGCAACTCCAGACTGCCCTGACGGTGCCATCGGCTGACGAGGCACTGCTGCTGGTCGAACAGGAATGGGTTCAGATCAATCCCAGGGCATCGCTGTGGCTCGATGTGACAATGATCGAAATGGGCTACCTGCAGGTCAAGGGTATCCGGGGCAGGGATCTGCAGAACGAGCAGGCGGCTCTGATTGGCGCTGCCTTGCATCATTATCGGGGTGATCTCCTGGAGGGCTGTTACAGGGATTGGTGTATCTTTGAACGGGAGCGTTTTCAGGGGATCTATCTGGCAATGCTGGATAAACTGGTGAACTACTGTGAAGCGCACGGCCGGTACGAAGAGGGTCTGGAACATGGAGCAAAGATCCTGCGTTGCGACCGGGCGCGGGAGCGGACCCATCGCCGTTTGATGCGTCTCTACTATCTGGCCGGCAACCGGACTGGTGCACTTCGCCAGTACCGGGCGTGCGTAGATGCCCTGGCCCAGGAGCTTCAGGTCGAGCCGGCCGGCAGCACGAGGGCCTTGTACGAGGAGATTCGCTCGGACCAGTTGGGAAGTGTCGAGGCGGCTCGCCCACCTGCGCCTATGCCGGTATCCGGGACCGGTGTTACCCTTCCTGAAGTATTGGAACGGCTGGACGATCTTGAAACTGTGTTGGCAAGTATTCGCGAGCAACTGCTGCAAAATGCGATCGCCACGCATCCCTATCGATAA